Part of the Virgibacillus necropolis genome, CGCCGCGTGAGTGATGAAGGTTTTCGGATCGTAAAACTCTGTTGTTAGGGAAGAACAAGTATCGTTCGAATAGGGCGGTACCATGACGGTACCTAACCAGAAAGCCCCGGCTAACTACGTGCCAGCAGCCGCGGTAATACGTAGGGGGCAAGCGTTGTCCGGAATTATTGGGCGTAAAGCGCTCGCAGGCGGTCTTTTAAGTCTGATGTGAAAGCCCACGGCTTAACCGTGGAGGGTCATTGGAAACTGGAGGACTTGAGTACAGAAGAGGAGAGTGGAATTCCACGTGTAGCGGTGAAATGCGTAGAGATGTGGAGGAACACCAGTGGCGAAGGCGACTCTCTGGTCTGTAACTGACGCTGAGGAGCGAAAGCGTGGGGAGCGAACAGGATTAGATACCCTGGTAGTCCACGCCGTAAACGATGAGTGCTAGGTGTTAGGGGGTTTCCGCCCCTTAGTGCTGAAGTTAACGCATTAAGCACTCCGCCTGGGGAGTACGGCCGCAAGGCTGAAACTCAAAAGAATTGACGGGGGCCCGCACAAGCGGTGGAGCATGTGGTTTAATTCGAAGCAACGCGAAGAACCTTACCAGGTCTTGACATCCTCTGATAGCGATAGAGATATCGTGTTCCCTTCGGGGACAGAGTGACAGGTGGTGCATGGTTGTCGTCAGCTCGTGTCGTGAGATGTTGGGTTAAGTCCCGCAACGAGCGCAACCCTTGATCTTAGTTGCCAGCATTCAGTTGGGCACTCTAAGGTGACTGCCGGTGACAAACCGGAGGAAGGTGGGGATGACGTCAAATCATCATGCCCCTTATGACCTGGGCTACACACGTGCTACAATGGATGGAACAAAGGGACGCGAAGCCGCGAGGTGTAGCAAATCCCATAAAACCATTCTCAGTTCGGATTGTAGGCTGCAACTCGCCTACATGAAGCCGGAATCGCTAGTAATCGCGGATCAGCATGCCGCGGTGAATACGTTCCCGGGCCTTGTACACACCGCCCGTCACACCACGAGAGTTGGCAACACCCGAAGTCGGTGAGGTAACCTTTATGGAGCCAGCCGCCGAAGGTGGGGCCAATGATTGGGGTGAAGTCGTAACAAGGTAGCCGTATCGGAAGGTGCGGCTGGATCACCTCCTTTCTAAGGAATATAAAAAAGCGAAAACGACCGTTTAGCGGCGTACGGATAGATGAGCTCTTGAAAATCTCCCTGCACTTTGGGAGATTGAAAAGAGATTAACTATACGCTAGCTGCTGGGAGTTGTAGCTGGATTATTAACGGAAAATCGGTGACGCTTGTCGTCATCGATAAGACCTGCCATTGGTAGGCCTTGCATACATGGTTGTTTGTTCAGTTTTGAGGGATGCGAATCTCTCTTTTTGTACCTTGAAAACTAAATAAGAGCAAGATAGACAACGACATCAAAAACGTAAGTTCTTAATCATAAAGATAGTTAAGTGAAGAAGAGCGCACGGTGAATGCCTTGGCACTAGGAGCCGATGAAGGACGGGACTAACACCGATATGCCTCGGGGAGTCGTAAGTAGACTTTGATCCGAGGATTTCCGAATGGGGAAACCCACTGTTCGTAATGGAGCAGTACGCGTATCTGAATACATAGGATACGCGTGGCAGACCCGGGGAACTGAAACATCTCATTACCCGGAGGAAGAGAAAGCAAATGCGATTTCCTAAGTAGCGGCGAGCGAAACGGAATCAGCCCAAACCAGAAAGCTTGCTTTCTGGGGTTGTAGGACACTCCATTGGAGTTACAAAGAAATTCTTTAGATGAATCGATCTGGAACGATCAGCCATAGCGGGTAAGAGCCCTGTAATCGAAAAAGAGTTTCCTCCGGAGTGGATCCTGAGTACGGCGGAACACGAGAAATTCCGTCGGAATCTGGGAGGACCATCTCCCAAGGCTAAATACTACCTAGTGACCGATAGTGAACCAGTACCGTGAGGGAAAGGTGAAAAGCACCCCGGAAGGGGAGTGAAAGAGATCCTGAAACCGTGCGCTTACAAGTAGTCGAAGCCCGTTAATGGGTGACGGCGTACCTTTTGTAGAATGGACCGGCGAGTTACGATCGTATGCGAGGTTAAGTGGAAGACACGGAGCCGCAGCGAAAGCGAGTCTGAATAGGGCGAATTAGTATGCGGTCGTAGACCCGAAACCGTGTGATCTACCCATGTCCAGGGTGAAGGTCAGGTAACACTGACTGGAGGCCCGAACCCACGTATGTTGAAAAATGCGGGGATGAGGTGTGGGTAGGGGTGAAATGCCAATCGAACACGGAGATAGCTGGTTCTCTCCGAAATAGCTTTAGGGCTAGCCTCAGGCAGATGCGTACTGGAGGTAGAGCACTGATTGGACTAGGGGCCCTCACCGGGTTACCGAATTCAGTCAAACTCCGAATGCCAGCTACGTAAGCCTGGGAGTCAGACTATGGGTGATAAGGTTCATAGTCGAAAGGGAAACAGCCCAGACCGCCAGCTAAGGTCCCAAAGTATACGTTAAGTGGAAAAGGATGTGGAGTTGCCCAGACAACCAGGATGTTGGCTTAGAAGCAGCCATCATTTAAAGAGTGCGTAATAGCTCACTGGTCGAGTGACTCTGCGCCGAAAATGTACCGGGGCTAAACGTATCACCGAAGCTGCGGATTGTTCTATGAACAATGGTAGGAGAGCGTTCGAAGTGCAGTGAAGTCAGACCGTGAGGACTGGTGGAGCGCTTCGAAGTGAGAATGCCGGTATGAGTAGCGAAAAAAGAGTGAGAATCTCTTTCACCGAAAGCCCAAGGTTTCCTGAGGAAGGCTCGTCCGCTCAGGGTTAGTCGGGACCTAAGCCGAGGCCGACAGGCGTAGGCGATGGACAACAGGTAGATATTCCTGTACCACCTCATGAGCGTTTGAACGATGGGGGGACGCAGTAGGATAAGGAATGCGCACGATTGGAAATGTGCGCCCAAGCAGCAAGGGAGTTGGATTGGCAAATCCGTCCAACAATTCTGAGCTGTGATGGGGAGGGAACTAAAGTACCGAAGTTCTGGATTTCACACTGCCAAGAAAAGCCTCTAGTGAGTTCATAGGTGCCCGTACCGCAAACCGACACAGGTAGGCGAGGAGAGAATCCTAAGGTGATCGGGAGAACTCTCGTTAAGGAACTCGGCAAAATGACCCCGTAACTTCGGGAGAAGGGGTGCTCCTTTAAGGAGGAGCCGCAGTGAATAGGCCCAAGCGACTGTTTAGCAAAAACACAGGTCTCTGCGAAGCCGAAAGGCGAAGTATAGGGGCTGACACCTGCCCGGTGCTGGAAGGTTAAGGGGAAAGGTTAGCACCTTCGGGTGCGAAGCTTAGAACCGAAGCCCCAGTAAACGGCGGCCGTAACTATAACGGTCCTAAGGTAGCGAAATTCCTTGTCGGGTAAGTTCCGACCCGCACGAAAGGTGCAACGACTTGGGCACTGTCTCAACGAGAGACCCGGTGAAATTATACTATGCGTGAAGATGCGCATTACCCGCGACAGGACGGAAAGACCCCGTGGAGCTTTACTGTAGCCTGATATTGAATGTTGGTACAGCTTGTACAGGATAGGTGGGAGCCTTGGAAACCGGAGCGCTAGCTTCGGTGGAGGCATCCGTGGGATACCACCCTGGCTGTACGGACCTTCTAACCCAGGACCGTAATCCGGTTCGGAGACAGTGTCAGGCGGGCAGTTTGACTGGGGCGGTCGCCTCCTAAAGAGTAACGGAGGCGCCCAAAGGTTCCCTCAGAATGGTTGGAAATCATTCGTAGAGTGTAAAGGCAGAAGGGAGCTTGACTGCGAGACCTACAAGTCGAGCAGGGACGAAAGTCGGGCTTAGTGATCCGGTGGTTCCGCATGGAAGGGCCATCGCTCAACGGATAAAAGCTACCCCGGGGATAACAGGCTTATCTCCCCCAAGAGTTCACATCGACGGGGAGGTTTGGCACCTCGATGTCGGCTCATCGCATCCTGGGGCTGTAGTCGGTCCCAAGGGTTGGGCTGTTCGCCCATTAAAGCGGTACGCGAGCTGGGTTCAGAACGTCGTGAGACAGTTCGGTCCCTATCCGTCGTGGGCGCTGGAAGTTTGAGAGGAGCTGTCCTTAGTACGAGAGGACCGGGATGGACACACCGCTGGTGTACCAGTTGTTCCGCCAGGAGCATAGCTGGGTAGCTACGTGTGGAAAGGATAAGTGCTGAAAGCATCTAAGCATGAAGCCCCCCTCAAGATGAGACTTCCCATCACTTTCGAGTGAGTAAGATCCCTCAGAGACGATGAGGTTGATAGGTTCGAGGTGGAAGCGTGGTGACACGTGCAGCTGACGAATACTAATCGATCGAGGACTTAACTAACAATTCTTGATGTCACTATTGCGCTCTTATTTAGTTTTTAGGGTATAAAATATACCTTTTTCTTATATGAAATTGTCTGGTAGTAATAGCGGAGAAGTCACACCTGTTCCCATACCGAACACAGTAGTTAAGCTCTCCAGCGCCGATGGTAGTTAGGACTTTGTCCTTGCAAGAGTAGGACGCCGCCAGGCAACAACTAGAAAGCAAAATACATTTTAAATGTATCTTTGCTTTTTTCAATACAAAAACAAAAGAGACGCTCATGGCGTCTCTTTTGTTTTTAATTAAAAAAATGTTAACTCATTCCATAAGGTCCAAGCGTCTGTTTATCGCTACTTCCGCTGTTTCTACTACTTCCACCCATTTGTGAAACCAACGGAACCATTTGTTGCATGGTCTGACCAAGTGATTGGTTATTTTTTGTCATGGTATAATACGTCGCTGCTCCGACTCCAACTGAAGCTAATAAAGGTACCAACATTGCATTTTTTTCCATAGCAAATCTCAACCCTTCTATAATGTCATGAGACCTTTATAGGATGGCACAACATGTAGCAATTCATGTCCGGTAGAACATTCCAATCAGATTAATTTCATAAAACATGTCCTGCTTCAAGTGCTGCATTTGATCCAGCTAATCTGCCTGTTACTAGGGCAGAAGTGATATTATAACCACCAGTATAGCCATGAATATCTAAAATTTCTCCACAAAAATATAATCCGTGCATCATTTTTGATTGCATTGTGTTTGGTACAATTTCTTTTATGGAAACTCCACCGCCAGTAACAAATGCCTTTTTAAGTGACAAAGATCCATTTACTAGAAATGTGAAATGTTTAAAATCATGTACAATCTTCCGAATTACTTCTTTAGAAATGGTTGCTGCTTTTTGTTCTTCAGTAATAGTGTTTTTTTCAAAAATGTAAGATAAAAAACGTTCTGGAACAATCCCTTTAAAACTATTTTTGATTGATCTCTTCGGATTAAGCTGTAATGTGTCCCATAATTCTTTTACAAGAACATCTTCATTTTGTGTTGGTAATAGATCTAACACCATGGTAACTTCGAAACGACCTCTCATAAGCTCTTTTACAACAAATTGTGAGCAACGTAATACTGCAGGACCTGAAATTCCAAAGTGGGTGAATATCATATCCATTTGGTGGGTGATAATAGGCTTGCCCTTTTTATTAAGTACAGTTAGTGCAACATCCCTTAGCGATAATCCTTGAAGTTGTTTTTGTTTAATAAAGGGTTCACTAGAGGTCAAGGCAACTTCTGTTGGATAAAGTTTCGTAACAGTATGTCCCGCTTTTTCTGCCCACGCATAACCATCACCTGTTGATCCTGTGTGCGGAACAGCCTTACCTCCTACTGCAATCACGATTGATTTGCATGTAATCTTCTCGTTGTCAGGTAATACCACTGTGTGTTCTTCTTCGTTATAGTTTATTGTTTTTACCTCTGTTTGCATCCGTATTTTTACGTTTAATTCATGCAATTTACTTATTAATGCATTAACGACTGTTTTTGCAGAATTAGTTACAGGAAACATACGTCCATGATCTTCTTCCTTTAACGCTACTCCCATTTTCTCAAAAAAATCAATAATATCATAATTATTAAAAACTGAAAATGCACTATATAAAAACTTTCCATTACCAGGAATGTGTTTGATCACTTCATCTTCAGGCAGTCGATTGGTAACATTACATCGTCCACCACCTGAAATAGCTAATTTTGTCCCTAGTTTACTTCCTTTTTCAATTAAAAGGCATTTGGCACCACTTTCTGCAGCGGCAATAGAAGCCATTAATCCAGAGGGGCCTCCGCCAATTATGATTACATCGTATTCCACTTAGCTTCATTCCTTTCCGTTTGTATCGTACCATTAAATGCTACTAATTCCTATCTATTCACTGCTCTGTCATAAATTCGTTACGTTTATTTGGCTTATTTTTATTGATTCTTTATCGTACTTTGAGATAGATGTGATAAAATGGATGTTATGTAATAAATAATAGATGCAGGTGAATTTATGTCGAATATTGTCAAAGGCACTATGTTACTTACTGGTGCCACATTTTTATCGAAGTTTTTAGGAATGATTTATATCATTCCGTTTAATATGTTGATTGACGATCCCAACGGTATAACATTGTTTGCTTACGGTTATACCCCATATAATATATTAATTACAATTTCAACAATTGGTGTACCACTTGCGGTTTCTAAATTTGTTTCCAAATATAATGCATTAGAGGATTATCAGACAGGATTAAGAATATTCCGAATAGGTATCATTTTAATGTCTATTACAGGATTTCTGGCGTTTTTGATATTGTTTTTTGGTGCCGAATTTATAGCTGAATTAACAAAAGCAAATAGTCAAGGACAAGCAACGGGAAATAATATATCAGTGGCCGAAATTACCATGGTACTAAGAATGGTTAGTTTTGCTTTAATCATAATCCCAGCAATGAGCATTGTACGTGGCTTTTTCCAGGGTCATCAATCCATGGGACCTACAGCTGTTTCACAGGTAGTGGAACAAATCGTTCGGATTGTGTTTTTATTATCAGCAGTATTTATTATTATCGTTATGTTAAATGGTGAAACTGCAACTGCTATCGGATTTGCCACTTTTGCGGCATTTATTGGCGCTCTTGCATCTTGTGTGGTTTTATATGTGTATTGGAGGAAACGTAAACCGGCGATTGACAGAAGAGCCGAGCAACAACTAAAAGCTTCAACGATTCCTACAAAGGAATTAGTAAAGGAACTTTTTCAGTATGCAGGCCCATTTGTTTTAATCGGTATTGCTACTCCGTTGTATCAGATCATTGACCAAATTACGTTTGAGCGGGCAATGAAAGCTATTGGCCAGGGTGACATTGTAGGACTTGCATATGGTGCAATTAATTTTAACGCGCATAAATTGGTGATTATCCCAGTTGCAATAGCGACAGGTTTATCAGCAGCAATACTTCCTGCATTGACAAAGTCTTTTAATGAACAAACGAAGACAGTACTGTTCAAACAAATCAATCAAGCACTTCAAATCGTTATTGTTTTAATTGTCCCAGCTGTAGTTGGATTATCAATGTTATCAGATCTAGCCTACGGTTCATTGTTTGGGATGAATAATCTTGAGATAACAGGACCATTACTAGGATGGTATGCTCCTGTAGGGTTATTATTTGGGCTGTTTTTAGTAACTTCTTCAATCCTTCAAGGGATTAATCAACAGCGGTTTGCGGTAATTAGTTTATCAGGTGGATTATTAATAAAAATTCTTTTCAATATACAATTAATCCATATGTTTGGTGCGAAAGGGATGATTTTTGGTACAGCTCTTGCTGTTGGTACTGCAGTAACGTTAAATTTATGGCGTATTCATACCTCCATTCAGTTTTCGTTTAAGCAACTGTTTAAACGTACACTGTTGGTTTGTATTTTTTCTATTATTATGGTTGTCATATTATGGTTGACTAAGTTATTGTTTGGAACATTTATTCCATATGAAGAGACTAGATGGGGCTCCGTAGTCATGCTCATTATAGGTGTTACATTTGGAGGTAGTGTCTATCTATGGTTTGCCTATCATTCAACATTGCTCCAACGTGTTTTGGGCAATAAAGTTCGTGTTCTCGACCGGATTTTTAAAAGGTAACGGAGGGTTCATAATGCGTCTTGATAAACTGTTAGCAAATATGGGGTATGGAAGTCGGAAGGATGTAAAAAATATACTTAAACTGAAAATGGTTTCCGTAAATAACGCTATTATAAAAGACGGAAAAGTGCATGTAGATACTTCAATGGACGTTATTCAGGTGGGGGAAGATACGGTTCATTATCAGAAATATATTTACTTAATGATGAATAAACCTCCAGGATATATATCTGCTACAGTCGATCATACAGAAAAAACGGTGATTGATTTGTTATCATCTGGCCATCAAAACTTTCAACCATTTCCGGTTGGAAGATTAGATAAGGATACAGAGGGATTGCTTTTACTTACAAATGACGGGGAATTTGGACATCAGCTAACGTCACCAAAGAAAGACGTTACTAAAGTCTACTATGCTAAAATTGATGGACATGTATCAGATGAAGATATTGAACGATTTTCTAAAGGTCTAACACTTGAGGATGGGTATCAAACGAAACCAGCAAAACTCCGCATTCTTGTTGCTGGAAAACATTCTGAAATTGAAGTTAGTATTACAGAGGGTAAATATCACCAAGTTAAAAGGATGTTTGCAGCAGTGGGTAAAAAGGTAACCTATTTAAAACGAATAAAGATGGGACTACTTGTATTGGACCCATCCCTAAAAAAAGGAAACTATAGGGAGCTTACAGAAGACGAATTGACGTCAATTTCTCAAAAAAACAGCTGACGATATACTCGTCAGCAATGCTTTATTTAAGAGATCGATACTTTTTTATCTGTAATTTTCCACTTACCTCTTGTTGGACTACTAACAAGACCATTGTAAGTCAACACATGTAGATCGCGTTGAATTGTCCGCATGGTCGTATTAAATTCTTCTGCTAACTCAGGTGTTGAAACCATTCCACATTCCTTAATGTAGAAATAAACAGCCTTCATCCTCGTCAGCATTCGAGATGATGAATACTCCAAAATACCACTCCTTAATGATGACATTAAACTTGTGGTGCAAGGGAATTTACGATGTTATCTATATCTTATTACGAAACCAATCATTTTAAAAGTAAAATAGTTGTAAATATTTAATGCGTATATGATCAAAAAAGAAAGAGGTAAAGACACATGACTGTAAATCCGCATTATTTTATTGGGATACCAATTCCTTTAGATATAAAAGAAAAATTAATTGAATGGCAGTCTAATCTTAAAGAAGATTTATCATACAAGCAGTGGACACATGAAGATGATTTTCACATCACAGTGAAGTTTTTGGGTTCCGTTCAAAGTGATACGGTGAAA contains:
- a CDS encoding pseudouridine synthase, with the protein product MRLDKLLANMGYGSRKDVKNILKLKMVSVNNAIIKDGKVHVDTSMDVIQVGEDTVHYQKYIYLMMNKPPGYISATVDHTEKTVIDLLSSGHQNFQPFPVGRLDKDTEGLLLLTNDGEFGHQLTSPKKDVTKVYYAKIDGHVSDEDIERFSKGLTLEDGYQTKPAKLRILVAGKHSEIEVSITEGKYHQVKRMFAAVGKKVTYLKRIKMGLLVLDPSLKKGNYRELTEDELTSISQKNS
- a CDS encoding putative polysaccharide biosynthesis protein translates to MSNIVKGTMLLTGATFLSKFLGMIYIIPFNMLIDDPNGITLFAYGYTPYNILITISTIGVPLAVSKFVSKYNALEDYQTGLRIFRIGIILMSITGFLAFLILFFGAEFIAELTKANSQGQATGNNISVAEITMVLRMVSFALIIIPAMSIVRGFFQGHQSMGPTAVSQVVEQIVRIVFLLSAVFIIIVMLNGETATAIGFATFAAFIGALASCVVLYVYWRKRKPAIDRRAEQQLKASTIPTKELVKELFQYAGPFVLIGIATPLYQIIDQITFERAMKAIGQGDIVGLAYGAINFNAHKLVIIPVAIATGLSAAILPALTKSFNEQTKTVLFKQINQALQIVIVLIVPAVVGLSMLSDLAYGSLFGMNNLEITGPLLGWYAPVGLLFGLFLVTSSILQGINQQRFAVISLSGGLLIKILFNIQLIHMFGAKGMIFGTALAVGTAVTLNLWRIHTSIQFSFKQLFKRTLLVCIFSIIMVVILWLTKLLFGTFIPYEETRWGSVVMLIIGVTFGGSVYLWFAYHSTLLQRVLGNKVRVLDRIFKR
- a CDS encoding BaiN/RdsA family NAD(P)/FAD-dependent oxidoreductase; this translates as MEYDVIIIGGGPSGLMASIAAAESGAKCLLIEKGSKLGTKLAISGGGRCNVTNRLPEDEVIKHIPGNGKFLYSAFSVFNNYDIIDFFEKMGVALKEEDHGRMFPVTNSAKTVVNALISKLHELNVKIRMQTEVKTINYNEEEHTVVLPDNEKITCKSIVIAVGGKAVPHTGSTGDGYAWAEKAGHTVTKLYPTEVALTSSEPFIKQKQLQGLSLRDVALTVLNKKGKPIITHQMDMIFTHFGISGPAVLRCSQFVVKELMRGRFEVTMVLDLLPTQNEDVLVKELWDTLQLNPKRSIKNSFKGIVPERFLSYIFEKNTITEEQKAATISKEVIRKIVHDFKHFTFLVNGSLSLKKAFVTGGGVSIKEIVPNTMQSKMMHGLYFCGEILDIHGYTGGYNITSALVTGRLAGSNAALEAGHVL
- a CDS encoding DeoR family transcriptional regulator — encoded protein: MSSLRSGILEYSSSRMLTRMKAVYFYIKECGMVSTPELAEEFNTTMRTIQRDLHVLTYNGLVSSPTRGKWKITDKKVSIS